CTAAGTCCAGTGCGTCTGCCATTTCCGCCACTCTCGCTCTTCTTCATTGTAATGGTTTTCCATCTACCTGTCAAACCCCTGTATAATTGAAACATGGGCATCCACATTGTTGTGCGGCTGCGTCTCGCCTCCATCCTTCGTCCTCTGCTCTTTGCTCCATGCCCTCTGCTGTCTGTCACGCCCGGTACAGGAGTTTGAACTTCTTCCGCACGATATGCCGCGTATCGACCACCGGAATGTCAAAAGACCTGAAGTCGATGGTTGTGTATTCATCATGTGCGGTGGCGATAAGGATCAGGTCGTAGCCGCCCTGTACAGGGACCGACCTGCGCCCGGCGAATTGCGGGAACCTGCGGGTCTTCCCGATGACAGGGATATGGGGGTCGTTGTAGGCAACCTGTGCGCCCAGTCTCTCGAGTTTCTCCATAAGGCGGTAGGAGGGCGATTCCCGGTCGTCATCGATATTTGCCTTGTAGGCAAGACCGAGTATGAGTATCTTCGCTCTCTTTATCGGTTTGCCGGAGTCGTTGAGCGCCTTGAGCACCCTGGAGACGACATAGTCGGGCATGGTGGTATTGATCTCGCCGGCAAGCTCGATGAAGCGCGTCGCCACATCGTATTCCCGCGCCTTCCACGTGAGGTAGAATGGATCTATGGGGATGCAGTGGCCTCCCAGCCCGGGGCCGGGATAGAATGGCTGAAATCCGAAAGGCTTCGTCTTCGCCGCCTCGATGACCTCCCAGATATCGATGTCCATGGTATCAAGGGCGACCTTCAGCTCGTTAACAAGTGCAATGTTGACCGCCCGGTAGATGTTCTCAAGGAGCTTTGCCGATTCGGCCACTCGCGTGGAAGAGACGGGGACCGTTGTGCTGACGATCGTGTCATAGAGCGCCTGCGCGCAGGCGAGGCATTGCTTCGTGTATCCTCCGACGATCTTCGGCGTTGTCTTGAGGGTAAAGTCCCTGTTGTTCGGGTCCTCCCGTTCAGGCGAGAACACGAGGTGGAAGTCTTTCCCGGCCTTAAGCCCCTTCTCTTCGAGGATCGCCCTCATATCCCCGTCAGTCGTTCCGGGGTATGTCGTTGATTCGAGGATGATGAGCTGTCCTTTTGTGAGATACCGGGCAACTGTCTGTGTTGTGTTGAAGACATAGGTCATGTCGGGCTCACGGTTCCTGGTAAGCGGTGTCGGCACGCAGATGAGGATGCAGTCCATGTTTTTTAAGAGGCTGAAATCTGTAGATGCGGTGAAATGAGCTGAGAGCGGAGAGCGGAGAACCGAGAGCGACTTCCTCGTGCGTGAAGCAACATTGTTTTCCTGAGATTTTAATTTAGTACTACGAGCTATGAACGATGAGCTATGGGCTATCGGT
This window of the Syntrophorhabdaceae bacterium genome carries:
- a CDS encoding nucleotide sugar dehydrogenase; amino-acid sequence: MGKETPVNLLQKIRSGRANIGIIGLGYVGLPLAIEFCKAGFPVTGFDVDPKKVASLKKGKSYIKHIDISPIAHSSSFIARSTKLKSQENNVASRTRKSLSVLRSPLSAHFTASTDFSLLKNMDCILICVPTPLTRNREPDMTYVFNTTQTVARYLTKGQLIILESTTYPGTTDGDMRAILEEKGLKAGKDFHLVFSPEREDPNNRDFTLKTTPKIVGGYTKQCLACAQALYDTIVSTTVPVSSTRVAESAKLLENIYRAVNIALVNELKVALDTMDIDIWEVIEAAKTKPFGFQPFYPGPGLGGHCIPIDPFYLTWKAREYDVATRFIELAGEINTTMPDYVVSRVLKALNDSGKPIKRAKILILGLAYKANIDDDRESPSYRLMEKLERLGAQVAYNDPHIPVIGKTRRFPQFAGRRSVPVQGGYDLILIATAHDEYTTIDFRSFDIPVVDTRHIVRKKFKLLYRA